The Leishmania major strain Friedlin complete genome, chromosome 10 genome contains the following window.
GGTTATTCACAACATCTAACACTTTTCGAATGAAGGCAAAAAAGAAGCGGTGCGAGCACCCCAGACACTTCCACTGGAGGTACACCTCCACGAGCAGCGTGTCGGCCGGGCGTGCGGTGAAAatcttgcgcagcagctccttgtACTGGGTGCATAAGAAGTTCACGTCGTATCGAACGAACGTAAAGAAGGCCGAGGCGCACAGAAACGGGCTCTGCTTCTGCATGTCACTCAGGGCCGGACTCGCGTGGAAGTTGTCGTCATCGTACGAGGTGCACAGTTCGTTAAAGTACGTCACCTCTGGGTCGATGGTACCGACCAGGTCCAGCACGGTCTGCTTCGGCTGCTGGTCGTCGTCCGACTCGTGAACGAACATGGGTGGGGTGTAGCGCAGAAGCGCTTGCAGGACGCGGAAGCGGTCTTGGGGCTTCAGgtccttcagctgctccgGCTTCGTGTCggcctccacgtcgcgcaCCATGTTCGCAATCACCTCTATGCCCACGTGATGATCTACAAGCATGTTGAGCACCTTTGTGTGCAGCGAGTATGGGAAGACGCTGTGGCCGTGCTTGATCAGCGACGCCCAGTGCACAAAGTACTTTGGGATGTCCGTGAATAGCTCCTCCTCAGCTGACTTCtgcacgtgctgcagcagcgcctcctgcgcctgctcGGTGGTGAGAGCCCCCTTCTTCATCAAGGTCTCGAAGAGCTCACCGAGGCGGGTGCGCTCTGCCGTGTACTTGTATGTATTGATATACCGACCAAGCCACTTGGTGCAGTACACCACGACCACCTCAGGGGGGATCGAAGACATGATGGAGACGATCTCATCGACAGAGCTGCTCATGAAGAAGTCATCCATCACCTTGGAGAACTCCTCGTAGTCAGGAATCCGTGGCTGCGCCTCCTGGATCGGCATGGGCGCCAGCGGCATCGTGGGCaggttgccgccgcggccgttGTTATTCAACAGCGTTCCCGAGCCGCTGTTGTTGGCATTGCCCTGCgccgcgttgccgccgccctcggtgcggcgtgcgccggggccgtgcagcggcacccagTTGTTGCTCATAGTCTCGAGGAAGTTCTGCAGCAGGAACTGGATACGCTTCTGCGGGTGCGAGTTGCTCAGCTCAGTGATCGTCTCACGGTAGCGCGGGAGCGGGTCCTCGTAGAAAGCAGTGTCCAGGTGAGGGCCGCACACCTGCAGAAGCTCCATGAAGTGGATGAGGCTGTAGTCGGTCGGAatgtggcggcgatggccaGGGCCGTAGAGCAGCGAGTCCAGCACGGCGTGCACAACCTTCTGGCGGACCAGTCGGCTCGTGAACATCAACCCCAGGAACTGAATGTTTGCCTTCTGCTTGCCCGAGAACTGGATGCGCTCCATCTCAGCGTCCTCTGGCGACATGGTGGCCATCCGcttctccagctccaccgcctctGTCCCAGAGTTCATGAAGGTGGATCGGCACTGACGAAGCACCTCATTGCGGATCATGCGACcggcctcctcgcgctcgccGATGGAGGAGATGAGGTGCGCGATGAGCTGCACGTACAGGTGTGTGTAGCAGCTATCCTCCGGCTTCGTTGACTTGTTGAAGAAGACCTTGATTACCTCGTCGATCTCCTCCTTGGTAGACTGCCGAATGGGCAGGTCTGTTAGTTCTTTCTTCATCTTCTCTAGGTTCGATGCGGTGACCTTGCCGAGGATGCCCAGTACTTCGTTGTTGATCTTACGGTCTGTCATCACCTTCGACATGGTCGACGCGTTCTGCTCGCGGAAGAGGTTGTCGCGCAGGGAGTTGTTCTCCATGTCGTCCATGTTCTCCGGCATCTCTTTCCACATCGCACGCGCGTATTCCATTACCTCGCTCGGCACCGGCGCTTGACACTTGCGCAGTTTGATGAAGTCCTCCACGTCATAGATGTGGTCCTCCGGGTACGACACCTCGGACGGCGCGACCTCGGCGGCACCGCtacgctcctcctccgcttcctcctTCGGAAGTGGGGGTGCCGGGGCGGGGGTCTGCAGTTGGGTAGGTGGCTTGGCCCGCGGCGCGCGAGGCAGGTTGTTGTTGTGGTGCGACTGCTGGGCGCCGATGCCTGTGCCCGCGCCTCCAGGCTGCGCACGGTCCAGAAAGCTAGCCGGCGCACCGGGGCGCAACGATAACCcccgcgcctgctgcgccagcgggGCGGATGTGATGCGGCCCGGGTAGTTCTTGTTCATGGCGACAGTGGCGATGGCAACGATGCGGCAGTGCGAAATCGCAAAAGGCGACACGAGGCGACCAAACGAAGGAGAGGGTCGGAGGTGGCGCGCTCAGCggtgaggtgtgtgtgtgtgtgtgtgtgtcggcagGAGACTTAAGGGGAGCCGCTCTTGCCGTGTGCGCAGGTGCAGCCCTTTCGTCGTGGGTCTCGCTGCCcgctcgcccgctgcggtcctccttctctgctgGGGGCTAATGGTGATGCACACACTCTGTATCCCGGGGGTGTCCCGGGTATATGTAAGACTGGGTACGGGGAGATGAATACCGGGTGGGCGTGCGCGGATGTGGAAGTGCGTCGATGCACCGTaggcgccgcagcctcctctGTGCTTCCGAACCAggcacacagctgcagcagcaacgccaccAAAGATGTTGTACCGCCAGGGTTGaagacaaaacaaaaacTATATCAGTGAAAGACGCCACGCCAcgacacggcagcagcggcagcggcagcaacgacgacgacgacgacgacgacggggggggggctgagTCTTCTCTCCCGAGCCCTTTGCCACCGTACAAGAGGGGAGTGCGTGACGGCCAGCGCAAGAGAGTGAGGGACAAGGAATGGAAGAGAGGGAACCACCTTCTCAGTGGCACACAAcaacgcgtgtgtg
Protein-coding sequences here:
- a CDS encoding putative eukaryotic translation initation factor 4 gamma, whose translation is MNKNYPGRITSAPLAQQARGLSLRPGAPASFLDRAQPGGAGTGIGAQQSHHNNNLPRAPRAKPPTQLQTPAPAPPLPKEEAEEERSGAAEVAPSEVSYPEDHIYDVEDFIKLRKCQAPVPSEVMEYARAMWKEMPENMDDMENNSLRDNLFREQNASTMSKVMTDRKINNEVLGILGKVTASNLEKMKKELTDLPIRQSTKEEIDEVIKVFFNKSTKPEDSCYTHLYVQLIAHLISSIGEREEAGRMIRNEVLRQCRSTFMNSGTEAVELEKRMATMSPEDAEMERIQFSGKQKANIQFLGLMFTSRLVRQKVVHAVLDSLLYGPGHRRHIPTDYSLIHFMELLQVCGPHLDTAFYEDPLPRYRETITELSNSHPQKRIQFLLQNFLETMSNNWVPLHGPGARRTEGGGNAAQGNANNSGSGTLLNNNGRGGNLPTMPLAPMPIQEAQPRIPDYEEFSKVMDDFFMSSSVDEIVSIMSSIPPEVVVVYCTKWLGRYINTYKYTAERTRLGELFETLMKKGALTTEQAQEALLQHVQKSAEEELFTDIPKYFVHWASLIKHGHSVFPYSLHTKVLNMLVDHHVGIEVIANMVRDVEADTKPEQLKDLKPQDRFRVLQALLRYTPPMFVHESDDDQQPKQTVLDLVGTIDPEVTYFNELCTSYDDDNFHASPALSDMQKQSPFLCASAFFTFVRYDVNFLCTQYKELLRKIFTARPADTLLVEVYLQWKCLGCSHRFFFAFIRKVLDVVNNRLDVLNKLSVQLRTTFKEDTLVSLMEEAIKERK